Sequence from the Argentina anserina chromosome 7, drPotAnse1.1, whole genome shotgun sequence genome:
attggtataccaacgttattaGTTAGTATAAATGgtggatttttcataccaattatatatttattagtATATAGTATTGGAAAATTAAAGTTGGTGTACCAACCAATCCACCCCTAATATCATGTACAACCAGGAAACTAGTACATACAAAATATTCAACTAATCCCGGAAAAAAGGTCTTTAATCCCCCATAAGAATTCGTAAGGACGTAATTTGATCAAAAATTAGTCCTGTAAGACTGGAATATCTAAACGTGTGACAGAACAATCTATCATCAACTATTTTCTACCACTTCCCATATGAAATTAGTTCCTcaacaaaaaatatgaacaataGGAGGCTAAATATCATGTTCCATGCGTATACTACTGGAGGATATGATCTAAGGCTTAATGGGGATTCCTTCCAGACAATGAACGAACTCTTCCAGTCGCCGAGGGTTATCCCAGCTGGTTTCGGCTGTGGCTTCTCAGGCAACTTAGGCTTCTCAGGCTCCTTAGGCTTCTCACGCGCCTTGCTTGTGTACTGCAAAATGAAGTCAAAGTGAGCTGAAGCTTgctcaaaaattcaaaagaaatgaCTTCTCTGAGCTGTAGTTTTAAGTTTCTCACCCCAACTTCCTGTGGTTTGAATCCTTGTTTTACATGACCTCGAGATGACTCTGCAACTTCATTCTTTACCTTACTGTGAGTACTGTAGTCATATGATCGATTTGGAAGTTTTGTTTCTGATTGCTCTTGTCCTCCACCAGTTGTAACCATCTGAAGTTTCCTGCCCCCACTTTCATTTTGGGAACTTTTAAGAAGCACTGCATTAGTATCTCGTATGGACTGGCCCTGAAGAAAAAGTAGTGTTCAAACATTAATAAGTTTCCAAAGCCTCAAAATCTGTAGTAAAGTCTGAGTGATTATAAACTCAAACTAACAACAAAACTTAAAATATGACTTCATCACAAGTTCTTATATATGAGAATATCAATTGAGAGTTAAGAGAATGCTATATTGTAGGTGAGTAACATATTATTAACAATAACAATGTGAGTGGCAAGCACATCATAAAGAATCCTGATACTCATAGCACATTATAAGTACTCATGTCTATTAGGCAGTCCTACTGAAATGCTTCTTTAGCCAATGGGAAGTAATTCATTACCTGTTGATGTATACTCTCTTCGTACACCTTATGCAACGACTTTGGCTCGCTTGAGTGGTTGAAGAGAGTAGTGCGTGATCTATCTTCCAAGGAGTAATCACCATCCTCCAAATCATCATGTCCGAATGCAGATTGCAGCTCAAGGTCGTCATCACTACCGGCATTTGCATGCAGAAAGATGTCTCTCAGATTGGAGGTAAAATAATCAGGTGATTGAGGTGACTCTTGAGCGGAGAAGAGTGTAGCAAAAATGTCTTCTGGCCGTGTATTCTCCTGCAAGGTGATTTGCAAGTCATACAGAAAGTGTTAGTTGCAGATTTGTTACTTTGCACCAATAAaatgaagaaatatatttaGAGATTTAGCTTTCAATTCAGTACTCATGTTCAATGATCTCACCTCTGGAATACTCGGCCTACCAAAATCTGTCATGATGAGATTCTGAAAATCAAATGCGTTGTTAGTGCTGGGTTCACAAACTTCACCTCCAGTGCAGGCTCCATTGTCAGTACCCTCATCTTTTTTCTTCAAGCGACAGAGAACAAAGTCCCTCtatagaattaaaaaaaaaaatcaggcTCTAAGTCCTCTAACTAAATAACCAAAACTAAAAAGGGGCTTAGTTGTTGAACTTAAACCAAAACCCATTGTCCAAAAGGGGCCTCAATTTTATGTTAGTTTTTGATTCTGAAACCAAACCCCTCttttctccaaaaaaaaaaaaaaaaccaaacccCTCAAGCCAAGCACCTTCAAAGAAATATAGTAACAATGCTGCGAAGTATAACTAAATTTTCAAACTATACCACAAACTTCACATCAGAATTCCCTTTTGAGTTTAGTTCAACTGCTGAACTTAAAACCCATATAGAGTTTGCTCAACAATGCAAAATCAAAGGTTCAAAACATAGATATTGTTTTAGTGTATGAACTTGAACAAAAACACATTTGCTCTAGAAGGGTGTCCTCTTCAAGTAATCTCTCCATTAAAAACCTAAAGTCCAAAACCCCATAAAATCAACCATCTcaaacaaatattatcaatttCCTATCTACAACACAACATTGAAATCAAATATAGAGGAAATATAAGCAAATGTTATCACAGAGTGATCATCACCTGCCTAGCAGCATTAGGAAGCAGGGTTTCAGGTATGTAATATTCATGGATCACCCAAACGGTCTTCTGCCCACTCCTGACTTTGCCAATATAGAAAGTCAAGGTCCTCTTCTTCCCGATCAAAGCCTTAGACCGCCGAGCTCTGATCTCACGCTCTACCCCAGTAATCTTCCAAAACCCTTTCTCAGTTGCCCGGTTCCGACTATTCCCTTTTGTCTTGTAATCCGGCCTACTGAAGTAGAACCACTCATCATCATCCGACCCTATCAATGAAAACCCTGAAACACCAAAACCCAATTCACAACCAAACCACTTGGccaaaaacaaagaacaagtGTCGAACCCAAATGGGGTTTCAAGATTCAGTTACCGGGCAAATCCCAAGGCTCGCAGCTGCAGATGTCTATTTCCGGGATGACGTCGTTAAAGTTGCGACCtttgatcttgttcttgaggTAGTGATCGACCAGCTCCTCCTCTGTCGGGTGGAACCGGAAACCCACCGGAAGTGATGACGCTGACGTGGCCATCCCCGGCTAGCTTTCATCAAACGGAGAATGTTTCTTAGCTCAGTAGTAGTAGAACTCATGGAGTCATCATGGTCTGATCAGAATCACAGAGTTTGGACTAACTATTGACTTGTTTATACGGTCTAACTTCCAGGTCTTTGGCTCTATCTTTTTGTCTCGTAGGTTTGGTGGGTCCCGCGCACCTTCCCGCGTAGAAAGCGTAGCTTCCATGAAGCGAATGGATTCATGCGTTGCCCAACGGACTCTATTTTCCAAATAGTCGTATCGTAGATGAACCCTGATCATCTATAAGAAAGCACAATTTATTCAAATCTATATTCCGCTAATTTTCTTATACGAATACGGGAGAAATCGTGAATCTAAATCAATCTTGGTTCATTCATATATTGATTGATTTCGAGTTGATAATCATATGAAGCAGTTGAGGTAGTTGAACTgtgtataaaaaataaaataaaagggaAGGGTAGACACGTAGAACAGTGTTCACCTTGACCCAAGCAGTGTCGCGCAACTCTTTTCACACTAAGCAGCTCCGCAAACTCTATTATATCTCTTAGCCAACACTGAGTTACAGACATGATAGTTTGAGAATGCTTGGAAGTGATTTACAAGGTGAGATTATGAGTTTGATTGTTTATTTTATAATCATCCGTGGTGATTTCACTTGATGGTGTGTAAAGTGTGATATTCCAATATAAACTGGTCTGTGCATGGCAACAAAAAGAAGCAGACAGGCAGGAGTGCAGTTTGAGGTCAATGTAACTCATCATTTCTGGTTCTTATGTCCACTGTAATAGTAGTTTAGAGTTTCTTCACGAGGAAGTTGTCTCAATGATCTgttctatcaaccataaatctACATACCTATAAGTAATAATCACCAAATTGGAAAACTGGATATTAAAGTGGAGGAACAATgctttaatataatatataaaggGTCTTCAAAATCCAGTTGTTTCATCGAAAAAAACTTTCTACTCCTTGCCTAAATAAAACAGGCCAAGGCTTCCGAGAAACAGTACATGGGAACGAAGACTATCATACTTCTAAACACTTCATTCCATAATCAGTTGTGAACCTGGAGCCCAGAAGGATTGGTATGTCGGCTATACAAGGGTCCTACAGATTTACAAATCCCTTTTGGCTCCAAAAATTCACAAGTCTCTTGATAATAATTCGTGACTAAGAACGACACCGGATGTTTTCAGGTGAAAGTACGACGGTCAGTCCAGCATGATCTGAAAGTGTATAGTTTTCAGGCCATATTCCCTTCTCTGCCTCACTTGGGTAAAGAGCTGCATTCTTCACCTTGAATCCGAGGGCTTCCTTTGTGCATTCCTCAGACTTCTCTCCAATCCCACCgaggttttccttttggtCTGACCCTGTACGACTCCAGATCATATTCTGCAATGCCAATGGCTATTACATCAGGGCAAAGCTTATGCAATAAGAAAGCTGAAACTGTAGGAACTCAAACTTCCAGAAGTTATCAATGGTAAGTTACCTTGAATTCTTCATAATCAAGGACACCATTTGCATCAGTGTCTGCTTGGATCCATAGATCTCTTGTCTCCTGGAAACCCAGCCCGGATGGATGACCAATTAAATTAACCTGAAACATTCTTATGTAAGTCTTGTCTAAATTGAAATTAACCTTTCTTgtcagaattttttttttaaattgaccTGGGAAATTCTTATATAAGTATTATCTTTCTACTTGAACTTCATCATAGTGAAAGTGAATAGAGCAAACCTGACGGAGTGCTTCACAGAAAGCTGAGGAAGTAATAAAATCACCGTGGTTGTCACCCTTTAAAAAGGCAAATGCATCATTTTCAGCCATGGAAGCTTTTCGAAGCTGGCGCTGAAAAGAATAAATGAATAGATAAATCACCACAACATGTGGAAAGATTAGAATGGTTGATGAGCTATACTGGTACTGTACATTTCACCAGAGCTTGCTAGCACTATTCAACAGAATGCATCATCCTAGAACTGCTTTAACAGACTGCAAAATAAAATGGAACATTATTACACTTGAGATTTGGGTAAATGAAATGCTTACTCTTAATATTCCGAAAACAGCTTCGCACCAACTAGTCTTTAATGGTTTTCGGGATTTGTTAGGATTACAGAGCCAAATGAAATCAACTCCACAGATGTTTCCCCTATGGTTGCGGTGGCTAACCCACTGTACAAAATGAAGATGAAATCCGCAATCAGAATACTGATGTGCACTATGCAGATGGAAACAGTTCTAACCAAGTAATTTAATGAGTTCAAACTTAATAATCCAGAAAAACCAACCTTGTGGGCATCATTATCGGTATATTGATGGGCAGTATCATATGTTGATTCAAAACCCTGTGATCTAAGGAATTTGTACACATGACCACGCTTGCTTCCATTCCAGTCACTgcagaaaataataaacaaataCATAAATGATAATAACATGATTCTCTAATTCAGCAGAGGCTATACAACTGGAGGTGACCTCTCAATCTTACAATTCTTTTGTATGTGAAGGTGAAAATTGGATTCCAGTTCTTTGGTGCAAAACCAAGAGGTATCCTTTAAACTAGCACCTTCAAAAGGATATACATTTTAAAGGTGTGAATGTAAGAGTCCCACATCACATAAGTGGCAACAATGTACAAGTATTCATCAGAGAGACCTTTAGATATAACACAACTCACACCTTGTGGCTGTACATACATAGATTTTGGGACAGTAAAATAAAGCAGACCTATAATAGTGAGTGTTTCACTAATAGTACCTCAGTGAGGTATAAGTACTACAGAGAAGAGCTTCGTATTGGAACATTAAATGAGAAAGGTAAGATAGAAACGCACCCGCAGAGTATGATGGGCATATGGTTTAgcttgttttcattttgataaGTCTCCACAAATTGcaaaattttgtaaacctaTAAAAGGAAGGATAAGATATTAAGATAGGCGCTACAGCAGCACTGAATCATGATATGCATAAGATTTGGACATGTTAAAGGATATATATTAATACCTGATGCAATCTTACAATACAGAGGCTGGAATCATGAGGAAATAACAAGTGTGTGTTcacaataagaatttcttgttgAAGGTTGCCTCTCTGGACTTGTGACAAGGGAGCAGTTAACTGAACATGGAGTAGCTGGGCAACACGGTCtccgaaatcattaaagtgcaACTCTCGATAATTTAGAACTCTAAAGCAATCACTTCGAACAGCAGTCAGCAGACCTGTatagattacagaaaacaAGTCAATGCCATACAGCTTGCAGCTACATACAGGAGATCACTTCAGTCGACAGTTCACAAAATTGTAATGAAGTTTAGAGTATAGAAAGTAGAAACCTATTTAACTGcataaaatatgaaattcatCACATTAAACTACTTTTGTCAACAATTATGCGCATGTTTGGTCAGAACTACAAGTTACTCATACAGAAACTGAAGTTGAAACAGCAATGAGATTATAAAGTCATCAAACTAAGCTCAAAAAGGATTGATGCTAAACGATTCCAATATGGCTAATGTTTGAAATGAAAGTCGAAGGGATTGATTATAGGTAACAACATACCATCTCCACGGTCGTTCGTTCGTGCAAGCTTGAAGGTACCATAGCCAGCATCACCAAGCCTCTTCAGGTACATATTCACAAATTCTTCATTTCCAACCCAGAACTCCTATTTTCACAGAAAGGGACTATTCAGCACATACAGTTGGAAGAAACTTTTAACTTCGCATCATTTAGTTTAGACCAAAACTCGGCAAAAAACAGCACAAGGGTACATAAAAATTACCTGGAGACATATAATAGCAGACGATTCATACAGTAACCAATCCAAAATCTTCTGATTCCTAGTCATCCAGAATGAACTGAATTGACTTTCACGAAGCCCTTGATTCTGTTCCACACCACAACAACAACGAAAAACTTCAGAACAACATAAGAAACTCAACAGATTTATAAGCAAAATGGGAAAGACTGGGGACCTGTTGATCGAGTCGCTTGTAGATTGGAGCCAGAATATTGAAAGTAGTACAAGAAAGCAAACCAGACCCTGCCCTTGTCTCTGGCTTTGGCTCCTCCACTGATACAAAGCTTCCTTTAAAGCCCATTGAAAGGCTCTCGTGGACATTAGGATTGGAGTCTTTGTCTCTCATATTACGGTTTGCCACCTGAGTTTCAAACACCCAATAACTCAAAAACTGAACTTGAAGATTCCAAACACAACAAAACAGAACAACATCTATTCACAGAAACAAAGAGATTGACATTGTTCACATACCATGTTAAAACTCCTTGCCAAAGTTCTTAATGATGATAAAGTTGCTAAATttgaagagagaaaatgagaCAAAGTGCGATGGGTTTTGGAAAAAGTTTCAATCTTCGCTAAAGATTCAAGCTTTCAGTTGTGAGTGCGGTGATTTGTAAGCAATGCTTGGATATTTGCACTCAAATGGAATTAGTTTTATAGAACAAAATGAGCGAAATTGAGACTTTTTTGTCTGGCGGAGTGAGGATAGAAAAGAATCTAAGTCATCTAGTGGCCCGGTAGGCTGGTAGGGTCCAAACCCGAAGCTTCTGTGCTTCTGTGCTTCTGCTATCGACATCACTCCGACCAGCTAGGATTACGATGTAATTGCAATCTCCATTGTTGTCTGTGTAATGATAACTTGATAAGCATCTACTTCTTAAACCCTGACTATGAACCGAAGGATAATCTTGAACCATCCCGACTCGGTCAGTATCGATATCCAGTTGCACGAGTTGTGGAGTCGGTTCTTAATTATGATCGACGTTACTTGATACTTACTAACCAAAATGAAATGAGTCTGAATAATTGTGAATATGATTGGTGAGAAATGAAATACAATGGACTTTCTTGTATGGTTTGAGATCCTATGCAATATTTAGTAAGACTGTGAGTGATTGTTTCCTACTCCAACTCGAGGGGCTTTACATTTTATAGTAATTCACTGAATTGTTGATGAAGTTATGTTGGCAGCAATTATATTTAAACGATCTCTTCCTACTTTCTGTTCTTGTGTGTCACCGAAAGCTATTTGAATCGAGTATCATTGACATCAAAAGTTATGGAAACGATTTCTGGGGCATGATAATGTGCCAAATGGTAACACGAGGTACACGACTAGCTGAAAAAGCTGGGTACCAACTACCAAGAGAATCCCtttatgaaaaacaaaatctaaagTAAAATTTTAGATTACCTAAATGAAAACAATGTTGTTAGGTTAAGAAGATATCATGATTCTTACCCAAAATTATCAGAACAACATATTTCTGAGTAAACCCATGTTAATTCCAGGAATTGGAGTAGATTTTAAGTCCTTATGCTCCAAGCAAGCTCAACAAGAAGAATAATTATATCTGAAATAGAATTATGATACCACCCTACATGCTCTATCAAAGGACCAAGTTATCAAATAGtttatgcatgcatgatttgATTGATAATTTGAAAACAGAATCATCATTTTATCACAAATATCTCAAAAAACCAAACATGTCATATGACGATATATACAGGAGATCGAACGCGCAAACTCAactagagagaaaaaaaaactaagcaAAGAAACCGTGTGCGTCGGTGCACCAGATATTAACGTCTTTGCCAAATGTGAAGTTAGTTTGGTTGTACCCTTTGTACATGGCAAAAATGGATGCCTCTATACATCACACACAACACCAATACCAGAAATGCAACATATTTATATTCTTAGTTCATTTCGTAGTGGTGCAGAAGTTGGAGCATTGCGATTGTATTATTATTTCATAAAGAATGTGAAGTCTATATATGGACTGGTGCGTGACAacttccaaaaaaaaagtaatgacTTCTTTATTGATCGTCATGTTTACATGAACGGTGACTCAAGTAATTATTCTATGTACTTTAAACACCACGTGATATTGTTATGTGGTGTACCCAGTcaattatattatttcatGGTGTTATAaacatgcacgcggtgaaaataaaaattaaatatgaGTAACCAATCAAAAATAAACACAGTAAAAGAGATCAATAATAATAGGAATGTACTCTACGTAGAGTATATACcggatatatataataatttttcgcTTCGATATGCACTGCACTTTGTATCATAAAAATACACAGTTGGAGAACTAAACAACTCACACGTGATGAgattttggttttgaattaACATTAATTAGGCTTACTCAAATAAGTGTTACATGaacattttatatttcttaaaTTACATAGGGAAGTGTAAAAGTCCATGATCTAAATTCCACCTTACATGTGTTACACAACACATTGTATTTACAATGAACACTTGTTACAATTTTAAGGATTATTATCTACTATTTTGAGGatgtttctatttttattcatggtatatcttgtcctaattaatatataatagttgttgagaatatacattCCATATTGAGAATTGAGATCTAGCCTATAGGATTATAAGGGTTTAGGTCACTTAATCCATTACCAATTGGTTTTAAATGTGAATCTCATATCACTATATCAATATTCTAGATAAGAAAGGATATGCATTCccaaattatacaaaatatttgatgtaatgcatatataaaagggaaacaaatttGCTCCTCACCCTTAATTCCCCACCTTCATCCCTATCACTCATAAGAATGTCATGGGTCTTTCTAACTCAACCATTTTATCCATGGTTAACtctataataattaaataattgttCTGGGAAAATTAATATTCTAcatttgtgtgtgtcttagccttattaggttttctgttagagatagattcgcatctctgtaatagattaggactttGAATCCTACATGATTGTAGTTatctaatgcatatatatatgtctcattatcaatcaataaacggttacgttctgttccattacgttgttattagtCTCGTTGCATTCCTCCttcaacacgttatcagcacttTATTCTACAATGTCTGAATGACGAGGCCACCACCAGAAATTCATCCCTAGCCCtgaaccccccccccctccgACAGCCTTTCTTTTTTGGCATTGCCAGAAATTTTGATCCGACAAATTGTTGtcgagagaaaaaaaacaaaaaccagtAAATCGTAATTGCTATGGGCACCCAAGATTTTCCTCTGGGCACCATACCTTCATCATCGACCCTGCCGCCGACGACTTGATTTTTTATCCGGCTCTAATTTATTTGTAGAGTCTTGTCCATGTGGCACCGCTGCCCATCTCTTCTCCCCCGGCGTCTCTTGTTCCGCTGACGTCGCCGCCGCACGCACATATTCCTAGACGGTAGCAAAACCCATCATCGAGACCATGCTCGACTTCGAACCATGGCTCCAACAGTAGCGCTTGATCAGCGACGCGTCTCTTTGTTTCCAGTCTTCGACGTCGTCACTCTCATTCGATGATCCTCTAGCGTGGCCCCACGAGCGACCCAGTTTTGCAGATCCAAGACTAACCCGGTGTCTGATcgatcaagccatgctcgcCCTCTATGTCGCCGCAGCACCGTGCCGCCACTCTTGCCTAGCTCGTCAACCCCGACTTAATTTCATGCCATCACAGTCGCCTAGTTATGCAGCTTGGACCTCGACCCGGCTTCCATGACACGACCCGAGCCCCGGTCTTGGCCTTCTGCCAGCCCAACAGCTTTTATTTGGGCCTCAGGCTTTCTGAGCCCAAGAGCCCTTTGGGCCTTTACAAGttttttcc
This genomic interval carries:
- the LOC126801860 gene encoding uncharacterized calcium-binding protein At1g02270-like, with the protein product MVANRNMRDKDSNPNVHESLSMGFKGSFVSVEEPKPETRAGSGLLSCTTFNILAPIYKRLDQQNQGLRESQFSSFWMTRNQKILDWLLYESSAIICLQEFWVGNEEFVNMYLKRLGDAGYGTFKLARTNDRGDGLLTAVRSDCFRVLNYRELHFNDFGDRVAQLLHVQLTAPLSQVQRGNLQQEILIVNTHLLFPHDSSLCIVRLHQVYKILQFVETYQNENKLNHMPIILCGDWNGSKRGHVYKFLRSQGFESTYDTAHQYTDNDAHKWVSHRNHRGNICGVDFIWLCNPNKSRKPLKTSWCEAVFGILRRQLRKASMAENDAFAFLKGDNHGDFITSSAFCEALRQVNLIGHPSGLGFQETRDLWIQADTDANGVLDYEEFKNMIWSRTGSDQKENLGGIGEKSEECTKEALGFKVKNAALYPSEAEKGIWPENYTLSDHAGLTVVLSPENIRCRS
- the LOC126803911 gene encoding NAC domain-containing protein 14-like, producing MATSASSLPVGFRFHPTEEELVDHYLKNKIKGRNFNDVIPEIDICSCEPWDLPGFSLIGSDDDEWFYFSRPDYKTKGNSRNRATEKGFWKITGVEREIRARRSKALIGKKRTLTFYIGKVRSGQKTVWVIHEYYIPETLLPNAARQRDFVLCRLKKKDEGTDNGACTGGEVCEPSTNNAFDFQNLIMTDFGRPSIPEENTRPEDIFATLFSAQESPQSPDYFTSNLRDIFLHANAGSDDDLELQSAFGHDDLEDGDYSLEDRSRTTLFNHSSEPKSLHKVYEESIHQQGQSIRDTNAVLLKSSQNESGGRKLQMVTTGGGQEQSETKLPNRSYDYSTHSKVKNEVAESSRGHVKQGFKPQEVGYTSKAREKPKEPEKPKLPEKPQPKPAGITLGDWKSSFIVWKESPLSLRSYPPVVYAWNMIFSLLLFIFFVEELISYGKW